Genomic window (Sphingosinicella microcystinivorans):
CGGCCGCTCTCGCCCTCTTTCTTGAGCTGCGCCATCGAGGGCGACAGCGAGGTCATCAGCTGCACGATGATCGACGACGTGATGTAGGGCATGATGTTGAGCGCGACGATCGACATGCGCTCGAGCGCGCCGCCCGAGAACATGTTGACGAAATCAAGAACGCCGCCGCGCGTCTGGTCGAACAGGAGTTCGAGCTGGACCGGGTCGATGCCGGGCAGCGGCACGAACGAGCAGAGGCGGAAGACGACGAGCGCGCCGAGCGTGAACCAAAGCCGCTTCTTGAGATCCGTGGCCTTGGAGAACGAGCCCCAATTGAGATTGGCTGCGAGTTGTTCGGCTGCTGACGCCATCACCTTACCCCGGAAAAAGCTCTGCCCTGCCCCCGATATGGCCGGCGACCGGGACTAGATAGGGCGCGCGGCGGCATTGCGCCATGCCCCGCGCCCGAAAAATCCGCGTCAGGCCTCGGTCGTCTCGGCCGAGGCCGTCGTCGTCACCTTGCCGCCGGCCTTCTCGACGGCCGCGAGCGCGCCCTTCGAGGCGCGGGCGACGGTGATGTCGAGCTTCGCCTTCAGCTCACCCTTGCCGAGCAGGCTGACGCCGTGCTTCGACTTGCGGACGAGGTTCGCCGCGAGCAGCTCGGCTGCACCGATGGCGGCCTTCGCATCGAGCTTCTTCTCGTCGATCGCGCGCTGGATCGTGCCGATGTTGACGATCGCATAGTCCTTGGCGAACGGGTTGTTGAAGCCGCGCTTCGGCAGGCGCATGTGGAGCGGCATCTGGCCGCCCTCGAAGCCGTTGATGGCGACGCCCGAGCGGCTGGTCTGGCCCTTCTGGCCGCGGCCCGCGGTCTTGCCGAGGCCCGAGCCTATGCCGCGCGCGACGCGCGTGCGGCTCTTGCGGGCGCCCTTGTTGTCCTTGAGATCGTGAATTTTCATGATGTGCACTCGCTTTCGCTATTGTCGCGCCGAATTCGAAGCCCCCTCCCCGGCGGAGAGAGGGCCTTCGAATCCCGTTCAGTCGATGACCTGCACCATGTGCTGGACCTTGCGGAGCATCCCGCGGACCTCGGGGGTGTCCTCCAGCTCCGACGTGCGGTGGAGCTTGTTGAGGCCGAGGCCGACGAGCGTCGCGCGCTGGTCCTTGGTGCGGCGGATGGGCGAACCCACCTGCTTGAGCTTGATCTTCGCCATGATGACTTACTCCGTGACCGCGTCGGCTTCGACCTGAACGGCCGCGCCCGAGACGTCGCCGCGGCGGCCGATGAGGTCGGCGATCTTCTTGCCGCGGCGCTGGGCGACCGCCTTCGGCGACGCCTGCTCCTTCAGCGCCTCGAAGGTCGCGCGGATCATGTTGTAGGGGTTGTTGGTGCCGACCGACTTCGTGACGACATCGGCGACGCCGAGGCTTTCGAACACGGCGCGCATCGGACCGCCGGCGATGATGCCGGTGCCCTGCGGCGCGGAGCGCACGTAGACCTTGCCCGCACCGAAGTGGCCGAAGCCGTCGTGGTGCAGCGTGCGGCCGTCGCGCAGCGGCACGCGGACCATCGCCTTCTTGGCGGCGGCGGTGCCCTTCGAGATCGCCTCCGGCACCTCGCGGGCCTTGCCGTGGCCGAAGCCGACGCGGCCCTTGCCGTCGCCGACGACGACGAGCGCCGCGAAGCCGAAGCGCTTGCCGCCCTTCACCGTCTTCGAGACGCGGTTGATGTGGACGAGCTTCTCGATCAGCTCCTCGCCCGGCTCCTGGCGCGCCTCGCGACGGTTGCCGCGGCCGCCGCGATCGTCGCGACGTCCGCGTCCGCCATCGCGGCCCTGCCCGCCGCGGCCGCGGCGACCGCGGCCCTCGGTCTCGACGGCTTCCGCCTCGGGGGCGTCGATCTGGGTTTCGTCAGCCATACTAGAACTCCAATCCGCCTTCGCGCGCCGCCTCGGCGAGCGCTTTCACCCGGCCGTGGAACAGGAAGCCGCCACGATCGAAAACAACCTGCGTCACGCCCGCGGCCTTCGCGCGCTCGGCAAGACGCTTGCCGACCTCGCTCGCCGCGTCGACGGTCGCGCCGGTCTTGCCCTTCACGCCCTTGTCGAGCGTCGAGGCCGACGCGAGCGTCTTGCCCGCGGCGTCGTCGATGATCTGCGCGTAGATGTGCTGCGACGAGCGGTGCACCGACAGGCGGGGACGCGTCCCGGCCTTCAGCCGAAGCCCCGTCCGCACGCGGCGGCGGCGCTGCTCGAATGGTGTGAGTTTCTTGCCCATCGCTACTTCTTCTTGCCTTCTTTGCGGAAGATGAACTCGCCGCGGTACTTGATGCCCTTGCCCTTGTACGGCTCGGGCTTGCGCCAGCGGCGGATCTCGGCGGCGACCTGCCCGACCTGCTGCCGGTCGATGCCCGAGATCTCGACCGTGGTCTGGTCGGGCGTCTTCACCGTGATGCCTTCCGGGATCTCGAAGTCGACATCGTGGCTGTAGCCGAGCTGCAGCTTCAGCGTCTTGCCCTGCGCGTTCGCGCGGTAGCCGACGCCGCTGATCTCCAGCGTCTTCGTGAAGCCCTCGGTGACGCCGGTCACCAGGTTCTGCACGAGCGTGCGCTGCATACCCCAGAAGTCGCGGGCGCGCCGCGAGGCGTTCGCCGGAGCGACCGCGATGCGGCCGTCCTCGACGGTGTAGCTGATGTCGTCGTGCGTGACGATGCTGAGCTCACCCTTCGGACCCTTCACGGAGAGCCGGCCGTCAGCCAGCGTCGCAGTGACGCCGGCGGGCACGCTCACGGGTCTTTTTCCAATGCGTGACATCGCGTTACCCCTAGAAGACCTGGCAGAGCACTTCGCCGCCGACGTTCTGCTCGCGCGCTTCCGCGTCGGAGAGAACGCCCTTCGGCGTCGAGACGATGGTGATGCCGAGCCCGTTGCGCACGCGCGGCAGGTCCTTCGCGCCCGAATAGACGCGGCGGCCCGGCTTCGAGACGCGCTGCAGGTGCTGGATCGCCGGCTGGCCTTCGAAATACTTGAGATCGATACGAATCTCGCGCAGCGCCTGGCCGGTGTCGGTCGCGGCATAGCCGCGGATGAAGCCTTCACGCTGCAGCACGTCGAGGACGTGGCTGCGCAGCTTGGAGGCCGGGGTGAGAACAGAGTCCTTGCGGGCCTGCTGACCATTGCGGATGCGGGTCAGCATATCGCCCAGCGGATCGGTCATCGACATGGGATCGATCCTTTCCTTACCAGCTCGACTTCGTCACACCCGGGATCAGGCCCTTGTTGGCCAGTTCCCGGAGCATGATGCGGCTCAAGCGGAATTTGCGGTAATAGGCGCGCGAACGGCCGGTGAGCTCGCACCGGTTGCGCACCCGCGTCGGGTTTGCGTTGCGCGGGATCTCGGCAAGCTTCAGGCGCGCCATCAGGCGCTCCGTCTCGTCCCTGCTCTCGTCGTTCGCGATCGCCTTCAGGCGGGCATACCTGCCCGCATATTGCTTCACGAGCTTCTTCCGACGCTCGTTCTTGTTGATCGAACTCAGTTTCGCCATGACTTAAGTTCAGCTCCTCTGGCGGCCGCTTACGCGGCCTTCTGGGTTTCGTCGCGGTCGGTGAAGGGCATGTTGAGCGCACGCAGCAGCTCGCGGCCTTCCTCGTCCGTCTTCGCGGTGGTGGTGATGATCACGTCCATGCCCCGGACCTTCTCGACCTGGTCATAGTTGATCTCGGGGAACACGATCTGCTCCTTGATGCCCATCGCGTAGTTGCCGCGGCCGTCGAACGACTTCGGGTTCACGCCCCGGAAGTCGCGCACGCGCGGCAGCGCGATGTTGATCAGGCGATCGAGGAATTCCCACATGCGGTCCGCGCGCAGCGTCACCTTGACGCCGATCGGCATCCCCTCGCGCAGCTTGAACTGCGCGATCGACGTGCGGGCCTTGGTGACGACCGGGCGCTGGCCGGCGATCTGCATCATCTCGGCGAGCGCCGCGTCGATGCGTTTCTTGTCCTGCGTCGCGTCGCCCACACCCATGTTGAGCACGATCTTCTCGATGCCGGGCACCTCCATCGGGTTCTTGTAGCCGAAGCGCTCGGTGAGCTCTGCGCGCACCTTCTCTTCGTACACCGTCTGAAGCCGCGGCTTCACGCGTTCTGCCTTAGCCATTGATCACCTCACCCGACCGCCTGGCGACACGCACCTTGCTGCCGTCTTTCTCGATGCGGAAACCGACGCGGGTCGGCTTGCCGGTCTTCGGATCCTCGAGCGCCACCTTGGACACGTGGATCGGCGCCTCGCGGCGCTCCAGCCCGCCCTGCGGATTCGCCTGGCTCGGCTTCACGTGGCGGACGACGACGTTGATCCCCGACACGACGACCTTGCCGTCCTTCGGGAGCGACTTCACGACATCGCCGTGCTTGCCCTTGTCCTTGCCGGACAGGACCACGACGCGGTCGCCCTTCTTGATCTTCGCTGCGGACATTTAGAGGACCTCCGGCGCAAGGCTGATGATCTTCATGTGCTTCTTGGCGCGCAGCTCGCGCACCACCGGCCCGAAGATGCGGGTGCCGATCGGCTCCTCGCTCTTGTTGATGAGCACGGCCGCGTTCGAATCGAAGCGGATCACCGTGCCGTCGGCGCGGCGGATGTCCTTCGCGGTGCGAACGACGACGGCGCGGTGCACGTCGCCCTTCTTCACGCGGCCGCGCGGCGCGGCTTCCTTCACCGAGACGACGATGACGTCGCCCACGGTGGCAAAGCGGCGCTTCGAACCGCCGAGCACCTTGATGCACTGCACCCTTTTCGCGCCGCTGTTGTCCGCGACGTCGAGGTTCGTCTGCATCTGGATCATGTCAGCTCACCTTTTCCGTGACGCGCCACGTCTTCAGCTTGGAGATCGGCGCACATTCCTCGATCCGCACGGTGTCGCCGGCCTTGTAGGCATTGGCTTCGTCGTGCGCGTGATACTTCTTCGAGCGGCGGATGATCTTGCCGTACAGCGGGTGCTGAACCCGGCGTTCGACCTTCACAACCACCGTCTTGTCGGTCTTGTCGGAGACTACCTGCCCGACGAGGACGCGTTTCGGCATCGTTATTCCCTTCAGGCTTCGGCAGCGGCGCCGGCGCGGCCGCGTTCGTTCTGCAGCGTCCGGATGCGCGCGATGGTGCGGCGCACCTCACGCACACGGCTCGCCTTCTCCAGCTGGCCGGTCGCCGCCTGGAAGCGCAGGTTGAACTGCTCCTTCTTCAGCTGCGCGAGCTCGGCGGAGAGCTGGTCGTCGGTCTTGGTCTTGAGGTCTGCGTGCTTCATGGCTGCATCCCTTCCCTAGTGCTGGTCGCCAAGACGAGCGATCAGCTTCGTCTTGATCGGGAGCTTCGCGGCGGCGCGCTCGAAGGCGCCGGCGGCGACCTCGTAGCTGACGCCGTCGAGCTCGAACATCACACGGCCCGGCTTCACGCGGGCGACCCAGTATTCCGGCGCGCCCTTGCCCGAGCCCATGCGGACTTCGGCGGGCTTGCGGGAGACCGGCACGTCCGGGAAGATGCGGATCCAGAGACGGCCCTGGCGCTTGATGTGGCGCGTGATGGCGCGGCGCGCGGATTCGATCTGGCGCGCGGTGACGCGCTCCGGCTCCATCGCCTTCAGGCCATAGGCGCCGAAGTTGAGCTCGGTGCCGCCCTTGGCGTTGCCGTGAATGCGGCCCTTGTGGGCCTTGCGGAACTTGGTGCGTTTCGGTTGCAACATTTTCTATCGCCTTCTGACAGGAATCGGTCCTCGATCAGGCGACGCTGATATGGTCCGAGGACCTTACCGCGCCGGCCGGACTCCCGACGTCTGTGCATCCATCATGATCCGGTCCTGCGCGAGCGGGTCGTGGTCGAGGATCTCACCCTTGAAGATCCAGACCTTGACGCCGCAGACGCCGTAAGCCGTGTGTGCCTCGCCTTCCGCGTAGTCGACGTTCGCGCGCAGCGTGTGCAGCGGAACGCGGCCCTCGCGATACCATTCGGTGCGCGCGATCTCGGCACCGCCGAGACGCCCCGAGCAGGTGATCCGGATGCCTTCCGCGCCGAGACGCAGCGCCGACTGCACCGCGCGCTTCATGGCGCGGCGGAACGCGACGCGGCGCACGAGCTGGTCGGCGACCGACTGCGCGACGAGCTTGGCGTCGACCTCGGGCTTCCTGATCTCGACGATGTTCAGCGACACCTCGCTCGACGTCATCGCGGCGAGCTGGCGGCGGAGCTTGTCGATGTCCGCGCCCTTCTTGCCGATGATGACGCCGGGACGCGCCGCATAGACCGACACGCGGCACAGCTTCGCCGGACGCTCGATCACCACCTTCGAGATCGCCGCCTGCGGCAGCGTCTTCATCACGAAGTTGCGGATCTTGAGATCCTCGAGCAGCAGGCGGCCGTAGTCGTCGCCGTCCGCGAACCAGCGGGAGTCCCAGGTCCGGTTGATCTGCAACCGGAGGCCGATGGGGGAAGTCTTGTGACCCATGCTTTACGCTCCTGCCTCTTCGTCCGCTTCGCGCACCACGATGCGGATGCGGCTGATCGGCTTCATGATCTTCGCCGAGCGGCCGCGCGCGCGCGGCGTCCAGCGCTTCATCGTGATCGACTTGCCGACGCTGGCTTCCTTCACCACGAGCGCATCGACGTCGAGGTTGTGGTTGTTCTCCGCGTTCGCGATCGCCGAGGCGAGAACCTTGCGGACGTCGACCGCCATCGCCTTCGTGGAGAAGGAGAGGATGTTGAGCGCCTCGCCGGCCTTCTTGCCGCGAATGAGACCGGCGACGAGGTTCAGCTTGTAGGCCGAACCGCGAACGGTCGTCGCCACCGCGAGCGCCTCGCGCTCGCCGACGCGGCGGGGGTTTGCAGCCTTGCTCATCGCTTACCTCTTCGCCTTCTTGTCGGCGGTGTGGCCGTAGTACGTGCGCGTCGGCGCGAACTCGCCGAGCTTCATGCCCACCATGTCCTCGTTGACGGTCACCGGCACGAACTTCTTGCCGTTGTAGACGTTGAAGGTGAGGCCGACGAACTGCGGCAGGATCGTCGAGCGGCGCGACCAGGTCTTGATCGGCGCACGCGCGCCGGAGTCCTGGGCGGTCTCGGCCTTCTTCAGAAGGTGCAGGTCGACGAACGGACCCTTCCAGACGGAACGCGCCATGGCTTACCTCTTCTTCTTCGCGTGACGCGACCGAATGATCATCGCGTTCGACGCCTTCTTGCGGTTGCGCGTCTTCGCGCCCTTGGTCGGCTTGCCCCACGGCGTCACCGGGTGACGGCCGCCCGAGGTACGGCCTTCACCGCCGCCGTGCGGGTGGTCGACCGGGTTCTTGGCGACGCCGCGCGTCAGCGGACGCTTGCCGAGCCAGCGGTTGCGGCCGGCCTTGGCGAGGTTCTGGTTCGAGTTGTCCGGGTTCGACACCGCGCCGACCGTCGCCATGCAATCGGCGGGGACGTAGCGCTGCTCGCCCGAGCCGAGACGGACGATCGCCATGCCGCGGTCGCGGCCGACGACCTGCACGTAGGTGCCCGCCGAACGCGCGATCTGGCCGCCCTTGCGGGGCTTCATCTCGACGTTGTGGACGATGGTGCCGACCGGCATCTGGCCGATCTCCATCGCGTTGCCCGGCTTCACGTCCGTCTTCTTGCCCGCGACGATCGAGTCGCCGACGGCAAGGCGCTGCGGCGCGAGGATGTAGGCGAGCTCGCCGTCCTCGTACTTCACGAGCGCGATGAACGCGGTGCGGTTCGGGTCGTACTCGATCCGCTCGACAACCGCCGGAACGTCCCACTTGCGGCGCTTGAAATCGACGATGCGATAGCGCCGCTTGTGACCGCCGCCGATGCCGCGCGCCGTGGCGTGGCCCTTGTTGTTGCGACCGCCCGACTTGTGCAGGCCCTCGGTGAGCGCCTTGACGGGCTTGCCCTTGAACAGCTGCGACTTGTCGACGAGGATGAGACCGCGGCGCGCCGCGCTCGTGGGGTTATAGGATTTGAGCGCCATGGCTTAGATTCCCGTGGTCACGTCGATCGACTCGCCTTCGGCGAGCGTCACGACGGCTTTCTTCGCGTCGGAGCGGATGTAGCGCTGACCCTTCCAGCGCTTGGTCTTGCCCTTGGCGATGAGCGTGTTCACGCCCTTCACCTTGACATCGAACAGCGCTTCGACCGCCGCCTTGATGGCGGGCTTGGTCGCGGTCTTCGCGACGTGGAACACGACCTGGTTGTGTTCCGACACCTGCGTCGACTTCTCGGTGATGACCGGCGACAGGATCACGTCGTAGTGCTCCAGCGCGATCTCGGCCTTCTTCGCAGCCTTAGCCATTGAAGCGCGCCTCCAGCTTTTCGACCGCCGACGTCGTGAGGACGAGCGTGTCGTGATTGAGGATGTCGTAGACGTTCGCGCCGACGACCGGCAGCACGTCCACCTTGTAGAGGTTCGCGCAGGCAAGGCGGAAGTTCGCCGGCGTGTCGCCGTCGATGAACAGGCCGCTGGTGATGCCGAGCTTGCCGAGCTGCTCGCGCAGCGCCTTCGTCTTGGCATCCTTCAGCTCGAGGTCCTCGAGGACGATGAGCTTGCCTTCCTTCGCCTTCGCCGACAGCGCAGTCTTGAGACCGAGGACGCGGATCTTCTTGTTGAGCGCCTGCTCGAACGAGCGGGCGCGCGGACCGTGCGCCTTGCCGCCGCCGATGAAGATCGGGGCGCGGCGGTTGCCGTGACGGGCCGTGCCGCCGCCCTTCTGGCGGCCGAACTTCTTGCCGGTGCGCGCGACGTCCGAACGCTCGCGGGCGGCGCGGGCATAGCCGCGGCGGTTGGCAAGCTGCCAGTTGACGACGCGGTGCAGGATGTCGGCGCGAAGCTCGAGGCCGAAGATCTCGTCCTTGAGTTCGATGTCGCCGGCAGCCTTGGCGTCGAGGGTCTGAACCTTGATCTTCATTTTCAGCCCTCCTGGCCTTCGGCGGTCTCGACCGCGGCCGGCGCTTCCGCCGGAACCTCGGCCGGAGCCGCTTCATTGTTGTTCGCCGTGCGGACACCGGCCGGATACGGCGCCTCGCCCGGACGCGCCACCTTCACGGCGTCGCGGACCTCGAGCCAGCCGCCCTTGTGACCGGGGACCGAACCCTTGACGAAGATGAGGCCGCGCGCGGCATCGGTGCCGACGACCTCGAGGTTCTGCTGCGTGCGGTTGCGGGCGCCCATGTGGCCGGCCATCTTCTTGTTCTTGAAGACCTTGCCGGGGTCCTGGCGATTACCGGTCGAACCGTGCGAGCGGTGCGAGACGGAGACGCCGTGCGTGGCGCGCAGACCGCCGAAGCCCCAGCGCTTCATGGCGCCGGCGAAGCCTTTGCCCTGCGTGGAGCCGGTGATGTCGACATACTGGCCCGCGACGAAATGGTCGGCCGAAAGCTCGGCGCCCACATCGACGAGCGCATCTTCGGCGACGCGGAATTCCACCACCTGCGCCTTCGGCTCCACCTCGGCCTTGCCGAAGTGGCCGCGCTGCGGCTTGGCGACGTTCTTGGCCTTCGCGGTGCCGGCGCCGAGCTGGAGCGCGACATAGCCGTCGCGGTCCGCAGTGCGCTGCGCGACGACCTGGCAGCCTTCGAGGCTGAGCACCGTCACGGGAACGTGCCGGCCGTCGTCCTTGAACAGCCGGGTCATTCCCACCTTCCTTGCGATCACGCCAGTGCGCATGATCTTGTTCCTTCCTCTTCAGAGGCCCGCTGCGCGCAGCGGGCTTGAGCTACGACTCGCAGGATTAAGCCTGCAACTTGATCTCGACATCCACACCCGCGGCGAGGTCGAGCTTCATCAGCGCGTCCACCGTCTGCGGCGTCGGCTGGACGATGTCCAGCAGGCGCTTGTAGGTGCGGACCTCGAACTGCTCGCGCGACTTCTTGTCGACGTGCGGCGAGCGGTTCACGGTGAACTTCTCGATACGCGTCGGCATCGGGATGGGTCCGCGCACCATCGCGCCCGTCCGCTTCGCCGTGTCGGCGATTTCGCCCGTCGCCTGATCGAGCACGCGGTGATCGAAGGCCTTGAGGCGGATGCGAATATTCTGCGTTTCCATGCGGGTACCCGTTCAAACCTTCATTCGGCCGACCCATTTCGGCCTGTCACTTCCAACCGGCAAAAGCAAACCGGTCCGGCACATTCTCGTGCCGGACCGGCGATATGCTTTCGCTTACTTCGTGATTTCCGCCACGACGCCCGAACCCACGGTGCGGCCGCCTTCGCGAATGGCGAAGCGGAGACCCTGGTCCATCGCGATCGGCGCAATCAGCTTCACACCGAGCTCGACGTTGTCGCCCGGCATCACCATCTCGGTGCCCTCGGGGAGGACGACCTCGCCGGTGACGTCGGTGGTGCGGAAGTAGAACTGCGGACGATAGTTCGCGAAGAACGGCGTGTGACGGCCGCCCTCGTCCTTCGACAGCACGTAGACGCTGGCCTTGAACTCCGTGTGCGGGGTGATCGTGCCCGGCTTGCAGAGAACCTGGCCGCGCTCGACGTCCTCGCGCTTCGTGCCGCGCAGCAGCGCGCCGATGTTGTCGCCGGCCTGGCCCTGATCGAGCAGCTTGCGGAACATCTCGACGCCGGTGACGACGGTCTTCGTCGTCGGACGGATACCGACGATCTCGACTTCCTCGCCGACCTTGACGATGCCCGTCTCGACGCGGCCCGTCACGACGGTGCCGCGGCCCGAGATCGAGAACACGTCCTCGATCGGCATCAGGAACGCCTTGTCGAGCGGACGCGCCGGCTGCGGAATGAAGTCGTCGACGGCCTTCATCAGCTCGATGATCGAGTTCTTGCCGATCTCGTCGTCGCGGCCTTCGAGCGCGGCGAGCGCCGAACCCTTGACGATCGGAATGTCGTCGCCCGGGAAGTCGTACTTCGAGAGCAGCTCGCGAACCTCGAGCTCGACGAGCTCGAGCAGCTCGGGATCGTCGACCTGATCGACCTTGTTCATGTAGACGACGAGCGCCGGCACGCCGACCTGACGGGCGAGCAGGATGTGCTCGCGGGTCTGCGGCATCGGGCCATCGGCGGCGTTCACGACGAGGATCGCGCCGTCCATCTGCGCGGCGCCGGTGATCATGTTCTTCACATAGTCGGCGTGGCCCGGGCAATCGACGTGCGCGTAGTGGCGGGCGTCGGTCTCGTATTCGACATGGCTCGTCGAAATGGTGATGCCGCGCTCGCGCTCTTCCGGCGCCTTGTCGATGTTGGCGT
Coding sequences:
- the rplO gene encoding 50S ribosomal protein L15 — its product is MKIHDLKDNKGARKSRTRVARGIGSGLGKTAGRGQKGQTSRSGVAINGFEGGQMPLHMRLPKRGFNNPFAKDYAIVNIGTIQRAIDEKKLDAKAAIGAAELLAANLVRKSKHGVSLLGKGELKAKLDITVARASKGALAAVEKAGGKVTTTASAETTEA
- the rpmD gene encoding 50S ribosomal protein L30; amino-acid sequence: MAKIKLKQVGSPIRRTKDQRATLVGLGLNKLHRTSELEDTPEVRGMLRKVQHMVQVID
- the rpsE gene encoding 30S ribosomal protein S5, whose translation is MADETQIDAPEAEAVETEGRGRRGRGGQGRDGGRGRRDDRGGRGNRREARQEPGEELIEKLVHINRVSKTVKGGKRFGFAALVVVGDGKGRVGFGHGKAREVPEAISKGTAAAKKAMVRVPLRDGRTLHHDGFGHFGAGKVYVRSAPQGTGIIAGGPMRAVFESLGVADVVTKSVGTNNPYNMIRATFEALKEQASPKAVAQRRGKKIADLIGRRGDVSGAAVQVEADAVTE
- the rplR gene encoding 50S ribosomal protein L18, giving the protein MGKKLTPFEQRRRRVRTGLRLKAGTRPRLSVHRSSQHIYAQIIDDAAGKTLASASTLDKGVKGKTGATVDAASEVGKRLAERAKAAGVTQVVFDRGGFLFHGRVKALAEAAREGGLEF
- the rplF gene encoding 50S ribosomal protein L6 — protein: MSRIGKRPVSVPAGVTATLADGRLSVKGPKGELSIVTHDDISYTVEDGRIAVAPANASRRARDFWGMQRTLVQNLVTGVTEGFTKTLEISGVGYRANAQGKTLKLQLGYSHDVDFEIPEGITVKTPDQTTVEISGIDRQQVGQVAAEIRRWRKPEPYKGKGIKYRGEFIFRKEGKKK
- the rpsH gene encoding 30S ribosomal protein S8 — protein: MSMTDPLGDMLTRIRNGQQARKDSVLTPASKLRSHVLDVLQREGFIRGYAATDTGQALREIRIDLKYFEGQPAIQHLQRVSKPGRRVYSGAKDLPRVRNGLGITIVSTPKGVLSDAEAREQNVGGEVLCQVF
- the rpsN gene encoding 30S ribosomal protein S14, giving the protein MAKLSSINKNERRKKLVKQYAGRYARLKAIANDESRDETERLMARLKLAEIPRNANPTRVRNRCELTGRSRAYYRKFRLSRIMLRELANKGLIPGVTKSSW
- the rplE gene encoding 50S ribosomal protein L5; this encodes MAKAERVKPRLQTVYEEKVRAELTERFGYKNPMEVPGIEKIVLNMGVGDATQDKKRIDAALAEMMQIAGQRPVVTKARTSIAQFKLREGMPIGVKVTLRADRMWEFLDRLINIALPRVRDFRGVNPKSFDGRGNYAMGIKEQIVFPEINYDQVEKVRGMDVIITTTAKTDEEGRELLRALNMPFTDRDETQKAA
- the rplX gene encoding 50S ribosomal protein L24, producing the protein MSAAKIKKGDRVVVLSGKDKGKHGDVVKSLPKDGKVVVSGINVVVRHVKPSQANPQGGLERREAPIHVSKVALEDPKTGKPTRVGFRIEKDGSKVRVARRSGEVING
- the rplN gene encoding 50S ribosomal protein L14, encoding MIQMQTNLDVADNSGAKRVQCIKVLGGSKRRFATVGDVIVVSVKEAAPRGRVKKGDVHRAVVVRTAKDIRRADGTVIRFDSNAAVLINKSEEPIGTRIFGPVVRELRAKKHMKIISLAPEVL
- the rpsQ gene encoding 30S ribosomal protein S17 encodes the protein MPKRVLVGQVVSDKTDKTVVVKVERRVQHPLYGKIIRRSKKYHAHDEANAYKAGDTVRIEECAPISKLKTWRVTEKVS
- the rpmC gene encoding 50S ribosomal protein L29; this encodes MKHADLKTKTDDQLSAELAQLKKEQFNLRFQAATGQLEKASRVREVRRTIARIRTLQNERGRAGAAAEA
- the rplP gene encoding 50S ribosomal protein L16, encoding MLQPKRTKFRKAHKGRIHGNAKGGTELNFGAYGLKAMEPERVTARQIESARRAITRHIKRQGRLWIRIFPDVPVSRKPAEVRMGSGKGAPEYWVARVKPGRVMFELDGVSYEVAAGAFERAAAKLPIKTKLIARLGDQH
- the rpsC gene encoding 30S ribosomal protein S3; the encoded protein is MGHKTSPIGLRLQINRTWDSRWFADGDDYGRLLLEDLKIRNFVMKTLPQAAISKVVIERPAKLCRVSVYAARPGVIIGKKGADIDKLRRQLAAMTSSEVSLNIVEIRKPEVDAKLVAQSVADQLVRRVAFRRAMKRAVQSALRLGAEGIRITCSGRLGGAEIARTEWYREGRVPLHTLRANVDYAEGEAHTAYGVCGVKVWIFKGEILDHDPLAQDRIMMDAQTSGVRPAR
- the rplV gene encoding 50S ribosomal protein L22; this translates as MSKAANPRRVGEREALAVATTVRGSAYKLNLVAGLIRGKKAGEALNILSFSTKAMAVDVRKVLASAIANAENNHNLDVDALVVKEASVGKSITMKRWTPRARGRSAKIMKPISRIRIVVREADEEAGA
- the rpsS gene encoding 30S ribosomal protein S19, which gives rise to MARSVWKGPFVDLHLLKKAETAQDSGARAPIKTWSRRSTILPQFVGLTFNVYNGKKFVPVTVNEDMVGMKLGEFAPTRTYYGHTADKKAKR
- the rplB gene encoding 50S ribosomal protein L2, producing MALKSYNPTSAARRGLILVDKSQLFKGKPVKALTEGLHKSGGRNNKGHATARGIGGGHKRRYRIVDFKRRKWDVPAVVERIEYDPNRTAFIALVKYEDGELAYILAPQRLAVGDSIVAGKKTDVKPGNAMEIGQMPVGTIVHNVEMKPRKGGQIARSAGTYVQVVGRDRGMAIVRLGSGEQRYVPADCMATVGAVSNPDNSNQNLAKAGRNRWLGKRPLTRGVAKNPVDHPHGGGEGRTSGGRHPVTPWGKPTKGAKTRNRKKASNAMIIRSRHAKKKR
- a CDS encoding 50S ribosomal protein L23, which encodes MAKAAKKAEIALEHYDVILSPVITEKSTQVSEHNQVVFHVAKTATKPAIKAAVEALFDVKVKGVNTLIAKGKTKRWKGQRYIRSDAKKAVVTLAEGESIDVTTGI
- the rplD gene encoding 50S ribosomal protein L4; protein product: MKIKVQTLDAKAAGDIELKDEIFGLELRADILHRVVNWQLANRRGYARAARERSDVARTGKKFGRQKGGGTARHGNRRAPIFIGGGKAHGPRARSFEQALNKKIRVLGLKTALSAKAKEGKLIVLEDLELKDAKTKALREQLGKLGITSGLFIDGDTPANFRLACANLYKVDVLPVVGANVYDILNHDTLVLTTSAVEKLEARFNG
- the rplC gene encoding 50S ribosomal protein L3 gives rise to the protein MRTGVIARKVGMTRLFKDDGRHVPVTVLSLEGCQVVAQRTADRDGYVALQLGAGTAKAKNVAKPQRGHFGKAEVEPKAQVVEFRVAEDALVDVGAELSADHFVAGQYVDITGSTQGKGFAGAMKRWGFGGLRATHGVSVSHRSHGSTGNRQDPGKVFKNKKMAGHMGARNRTQQNLEVVGTDAARGLIFVKGSVPGHKGGWLEVRDAVKVARPGEAPYPAGVRTANNNEAAPAEVPAEAPAAVETAEGQEG
- the rpsJ gene encoding 30S ribosomal protein S10, with the protein product METQNIRIRLKAFDHRVLDQATGEIADTAKRTGAMVRGPIPMPTRIEKFTVNRSPHVDKKSREQFEVRTYKRLLDIVQPTPQTVDALMKLDLAAGVDVEIKLQA